Proteins found in one Moritella sp. F3 genomic segment:
- the flhA gene encoding flagellar biosynthesis protein FlhA, translating into MQVASNLSKIWGKRAVALENVGTPIVVLATLGMVVLPMPAFLLDVFFSFNIALSLLVLLVSIYVNKPLEFAAFPTVLLIATLLRLALNVASTRVVLLEGHNGGDAAGKVIDAFGSVVIGGNLAVGLIVFMILMIINFAVVTKGAGRISEVSARFTLDAMPGKQMAIDADLNAGIIDQEQAKLRRAEVTEEADFYGSMDGASKFVKGDAVAGLLILFINIIGGLIIGIMQHDLSFSEASRIYTLLTIGDGLVAQIPSLLLSIAAAIIVTRQNKDEKLGTQVSSQMIANPKALAVVGVIMTVMGIVPGMPHLAFISFGLITGGWAWWLMKKQAEREANPDVIPDDADVQANLNDQKDLDWDDVKPVDTIGLEVGYRLIPMVDKSQGGELLNRIKGVRKKLSQELGFLVPAVHIRDNLDLPPNCYSINIMGVSNGEIEIFHDKELAINPGQVYGKIDGISTIDPAFGLPALWINPQQRDQAQTLGYTAVDSATVVATHLSQLLLNNAAQLLGYEEVQNLLDVLAKTHPKLVESLVPEILPLGVVVKVLQGLLNDNVPIRDIRTIVETMAEYGTKTQDPEVLVSACRVSLRRMIVQDINGIDSELPVVTLAPELEQILHQSLQAAGSEGAGIEPGLAERMQTSLAEVAQNQELAGQPAILLTSGVLRSTLAKFVKHSIPSLRVLSYQEVPDDKQIRIVSVVGQ; encoded by the coding sequence ATGCAAGTAGCAAGTAATCTATCCAAAATCTGGGGTAAAAGAGCGGTCGCGCTAGAAAATGTCGGCACCCCGATAGTTGTACTAGCTACATTGGGCATGGTTGTATTACCTATGCCTGCATTTCTGTTGGATGTATTCTTTTCCTTTAATATCGCCTTATCGTTATTAGTGTTACTTGTTTCTATATACGTAAACAAACCCCTTGAATTTGCAGCCTTTCCAACCGTATTGTTAATCGCGACTTTATTGCGCTTAGCCCTGAATGTGGCTTCCACTCGAGTGGTATTATTAGAAGGCCATAATGGTGGCGATGCCGCTGGTAAGGTTATCGATGCTTTTGGTTCCGTTGTGATCGGCGGAAATTTGGCGGTCGGTTTGATCGTGTTCATGATCCTGATGATTATTAACTTTGCGGTAGTGACTAAAGGTGCGGGTCGTATCTCGGAAGTAAGCGCGCGGTTTACCTTGGATGCGATGCCAGGTAAACAGATGGCGATTGATGCGGATTTAAACGCGGGTATTATTGACCAAGAGCAAGCTAAATTACGCCGCGCAGAAGTGACTGAAGAAGCTGATTTCTACGGTTCAATGGACGGTGCGAGTAAGTTTGTAAAAGGTGATGCAGTCGCGGGTTTATTGATTCTATTTATCAATATAATCGGTGGTTTAATCATTGGTATTATGCAGCATGATCTGAGTTTCTCTGAAGCCAGTCGAATTTATACGTTGTTGACGATTGGTGATGGCTTGGTTGCACAGATACCTTCATTGTTATTGTCTATTGCTGCCGCGATTATTGTCACGCGTCAGAATAAAGATGAAAAGCTCGGTACACAGGTCAGCAGCCAAATGATTGCGAACCCGAAAGCATTAGCGGTTGTGGGCGTGATTATGACTGTAATGGGTATCGTACCGGGAATGCCGCATCTGGCATTTATTAGCTTTGGTTTGATCACGGGTGGTTGGGCTTGGTGGTTAATGAAAAAACAAGCTGAACGTGAAGCAAACCCAGATGTTATTCCAGACGATGCAGATGTCCAAGCGAATCTAAATGATCAGAAAGACCTTGATTGGGATGATGTGAAACCAGTTGATACTATCGGTTTAGAAGTTGGCTACCGCCTTATCCCTATGGTCGATAAGAGCCAAGGTGGTGAATTATTAAATCGTATTAAGGGTGTGCGTAAAAAGCTGTCACAAGAATTAGGCTTTTTGGTCCCCGCGGTGCATATTCGAGACAATCTAGATTTACCACCAAATTGTTATAGTATTAACATTATGGGGGTATCAAATGGCGAAATTGAAATCTTCCACGACAAGGAACTTGCGATTAACCCCGGTCAGGTTTACGGCAAGATAGATGGTATTTCAACCATAGATCCCGCTTTTGGTTTACCCGCTCTGTGGATCAACCCTCAACAGCGTGATCAAGCGCAAACCTTGGGTTATACAGCGGTTGACTCGGCTACGGTTGTTGCGACACACTTGAGCCAGTTATTATTAAATAATGCGGCGCAATTACTTGGCTACGAAGAAGTACAGAATTTATTGGACGTGTTAGCTAAAACGCATCCGAAGTTGGTCGAAAGTTTAGTGCCTGAGATTTTACCCCTTGGTGTCGTTGTAAAAGTACTGCAAGGGTTATTGAATGATAACGTGCCCATTCGAGATATACGTACCATCGTTGAAACGATGGCTGAATACGGCACTAAAACACAAGATCCAGAAGTATTAGTTTCCGCTTGTCGAGTCAGCTTACGCCGTATGATTGTGCAGGACATTAATGGCATCGACAGTGAATTACCTGTGGTGACATTGGCGCCGGAATTAGAGCAAATATTACATCAGTCTTTACAGGCTGCAGGTAGTGAAGGTGCAGGTATTGAACCTGGATTAGCAGAGCGAATGCAAACATCGTTAGCAGAAGTTGCACAGAATCAAGAATTAGCAGGGCAACCAGCGATCTTATTAACGTCTGGGGTATTAAGATCTACATTGGCTAAGTTTGTGAAACATTCGATACCATCATTACGGGTATTGTCTTACCAGGAAGTTCCCGATGATAAACAGATCCGAATTGTCAGTGTTGTCGGTCAATAA
- the flhF gene encoding flagellar biosynthesis protein FlhF, with the protein MKIKRFFAKDMRAALAEVKEVLGPDAVIMSNKKVTGGIEIVAAVDFSESKPAAPEPTAEKTPAKNKTNRQLSEDSVNLSASKFSFKNLMTNEMSQQAEPEKVTGPTDSLASLLARQQEHKQQMSQAISNEDRGGEESSWDTSFLKKPVPRRFAEAPKSAPGTLAEQNEMRDGMAKKPQQNGYKQFEPSAPKVDNQQDISAMKAELASIRQLLEHQVSGLQWQEVERNEPIRAMLIKHLVKIGFAEEIADQLANCVAENCSIESAWDQIQALLIDNVLIAQDDILSKGGAVALVGPTGVGKTTTIAKLAAKFAMLHGSDNVALITTDTYRIGAHEQLATYGRIMGCTVKVARDDAELAQYLYQLRSKRLVLIDTAGMGQRDTRLSEQLKTLVNNEKVVIRNYLVVPATAQRRVVQETLEHFHHIPLSGCILSKVDESLSLGEILSVLIQHQLPIAYITNGQRVPEDIDSANAQQLVRTVLNRDTLEEQNDTHFWLGDDK; encoded by the coding sequence TTGAAAATAAAGCGCTTTTTTGCCAAAGATATGCGAGCGGCATTGGCTGAAGTCAAAGAGGTTCTTGGCCCTGACGCTGTCATTATGTCTAACAAAAAGGTCACCGGTGGCATCGAGATTGTTGCTGCTGTGGATTTCTCTGAAAGTAAACCCGCGGCTCCGGAACCTACTGCGGAAAAAACACCTGCAAAAAATAAGACGAATCGTCAACTTTCTGAAGACTCCGTCAATTTATCGGCATCTAAATTTAGTTTCAAAAATTTAATGACGAATGAAATGTCACAGCAAGCTGAACCCGAGAAAGTGACCGGGCCTACGGATTCATTAGCAAGTTTATTGGCACGTCAGCAAGAACATAAACAGCAGATGTCTCAAGCCATTAGTAATGAAGACCGCGGCGGTGAAGAAAGTAGTTGGGATACCAGTTTTTTAAAGAAACCCGTCCCTCGACGTTTCGCTGAAGCGCCAAAGTCTGCGCCTGGCACACTCGCAGAGCAGAATGAAATGCGTGATGGTATGGCGAAGAAGCCACAGCAAAATGGTTATAAACAGTTTGAGCCAAGTGCGCCGAAAGTTGATAACCAACAAGACATTAGCGCAATGAAAGCAGAACTTGCTTCCATACGTCAATTGCTTGAACATCAAGTCTCAGGCTTGCAGTGGCAGGAAGTTGAACGTAACGAACCTATTCGTGCTATGTTGATCAAGCATTTGGTTAAAATTGGTTTTGCAGAAGAAATTGCAGACCAGTTGGCAAATTGTGTCGCTGAAAATTGCTCAATAGAGTCTGCGTGGGATCAAATACAAGCGCTATTGATAGACAATGTTTTGATTGCACAAGATGATATTTTAAGTAAAGGTGGCGCTGTTGCTTTAGTGGGCCCCACGGGTGTCGGCAAAACGACAACAATCGCCAAACTAGCGGCAAAATTTGCCATGTTGCATGGTTCAGATAATGTTGCACTGATCACAACTGATACATATCGTATCGGCGCTCACGAACAATTAGCGACTTATGGCCGTATAATGGGCTGTACCGTCAAGGTTGCACGTGATGATGCGGAATTGGCACAATACTTGTATCAGTTACGTAGTAAGCGATTAGTTTTGATTGACACTGCTGGTATGGGTCAACGTGATACGCGTTTATCTGAACAGTTAAAGACATTAGTTAATAATGAAAAAGTCGTGATTCGTAACTATTTAGTTGTTCCTGCAACCGCACAGCGTAGGGTAGTACAAGAAACACTAGAGCATTTTCACCACATTCCATTATCGGGTTGTATTCTAAGTAAAGTGGATGAAAGTTTAAGCCTCGGTGAGATTTTAAGTGTGTTGATACAGCACCAACTACCGATTGCCTATATTACTAATGGGCAAAGAGTACCTGAAGATATAGATTCAGCGAATGCTCAGCAATTAGTTCGAACTGTACTCAATAGAGATACTCTCGAAGAGCAAAACGATACGCATTTTTGGTTAGGCGATGATAAATAG
- a CDS encoding MinD/ParA family protein → MNKNIFFDQASGLRQMSNNKKVKVIAVSGGKGGVGKTNVTLNMAVALAAQGKRVMVLDADLGLANVDVLLGLRVHKNISHVISGECTLDDILIEGPNGILIAPATSGTRSMVELSMQEHAGLIRAFGELKTPIDVLLVDTAAGISDMVLSFCRASQDILMVVCDEPTSITDAYALIKLLSKEHGVHKFKIVANMVRSLREGQELFTKLTRVTDRFLDATLELVACIPFDNSVRQAVRKQKVVVEAFPKAPAALAFRALASKAATWPVPNKVGGHLEFFIENLFENKARVED, encoded by the coding sequence ATGAATAAAAATATTTTTTTCGATCAAGCAAGTGGTCTAAGACAAATGAGTAATAACAAAAAAGTTAAAGTTATTGCCGTTTCAGGTGGTAAAGGTGGCGTAGGTAAAACCAACGTAACACTGAACATGGCAGTAGCACTCGCGGCCCAAGGCAAGCGAGTTATGGTTTTAGATGCCGATCTTGGATTGGCAAACGTCGATGTTTTACTCGGCTTACGTGTACATAAAAATATCTCTCATGTGATATCGGGAGAATGTACATTAGATGATATTTTGATTGAAGGGCCAAATGGCATTTTGATCGCACCTGCGACATCAGGTACACGTTCGATGGTTGAGTTATCGATGCAAGAGCATGCCGGTTTAATCCGCGCCTTTGGCGAACTCAAGACACCGATTGATGTGTTGTTAGTTGATACTGCTGCTGGTATCTCGGACATGGTATTAAGTTTTTGCCGTGCTTCACAAGATATTCTGATGGTGGTGTGTGATGAACCAACATCGATTACTGATGCGTACGCGTTAATTAAATTGTTATCTAAAGAACACGGTGTCCACAAATTTAAAATTGTCGCCAATATGGTGCGCAGTTTACGTGAAGGCCAAGAATTATTTACTAAGTTGACACGTGTTACCGACCGATTTTTAGATGCAACATTAGAACTTGTTGCTTGTATTCCGTTTGATAACAGTGTTCGTCAAGCTGTACGTAAACAAAAAGTGGTTGTCGAGGCGTTTCCAAAAGCACCTGCAGCACTCGCGTTTAGAGCGTTGGCAAGTAAAGCTGCTACTTGGCCTGTTCCGAATAAAGTCGGTGGTCATTTAGAGTTTTTCATTGAGAACCTGTTTGAGAACAAAGCCAGGGTAGAAGATTGA
- a CDS encoding RNA polymerase sigma factor FliA: protein MNKASPYTSIQSQQNQAVEQFGFLVKRIAHHLLLRLPPSVQLDDLIQSGMIGLLDAARNFDGSKGASFETYAGIRIRGSMIDEMRRGDWVPRSVHKNGRDIASAIDRIEKQTGTDAKDTDVAVELGISLTDYHSMLMDVNSGHILAVEDLTANNEDAYSAYEGKSSSPCTDFSDQRFQQALANCIKTLPERESLVLSLYYDEELNLREIGEVLSVSESRVSQIHSQAMHRVKARMHAWLDD from the coding sequence GTGAATAAGGCATCCCCTTACACTAGCATCCAGTCGCAACAGAATCAGGCGGTTGAGCAATTCGGTTTCTTAGTTAAACGAATTGCCCATCACTTGCTACTTCGTTTGCCGCCGAGTGTTCAGTTAGATGATTTAATCCAATCAGGAATGATTGGGTTACTGGATGCTGCGCGCAATTTTGATGGCTCTAAAGGTGCTAGTTTTGAAACGTATGCGGGTATTCGTATTCGTGGCTCAATGATTGATGAAATGAGACGTGGAGACTGGGTTCCTCGATCTGTGCATAAAAATGGCCGCGATATTGCGTCGGCTATTGATCGTATCGAGAAGCAAACGGGAACGGATGCTAAAGATACCGATGTTGCTGTAGAATTAGGCATTAGCCTGACTGACTACCATAGTATGTTGATGGATGTTAACAGTGGGCATATATTGGCGGTCGAGGATCTGACTGCAAATAATGAAGACGCTTATTCGGCTTATGAAGGTAAATCAAGTAGCCCTTGTACAGACTTTTCTGACCAGCGTTTTCAACAAGCACTAGCGAATTGCATTAAAACATTACCGGAAAGAGAAAGCTTAGTTTTATCGCTTTATTACGATGAAGAGTTAAACCTAAGAGAGATCGGGGAAGTGTTGAGTGTCAGTGAATCTAGAGTAAGTCAAATTCACAGCCAAGCAATGCATCGTGTTAAAGCGCGAATGCACGCTTGGTTGGATGATTAA
- the cheY gene encoding chemotaxis response regulator CheY, whose protein sequence is MKKQIKILIVDDFSTMRRIIKNLLRDLGFNNTYEADDGNTALPMLKNGDYDFVVTDWNMPGMQGIDLLKEIRKDQALCHIPVLMVTAEAKREQIIEAAQSGVNGYIIKPFTAATLKEKLEKIFERIQ, encoded by the coding sequence TTGAAAAAGCAAATTAAAATTCTTATTGTCGACGATTTTTCTACGATGAGACGTATCATTAAGAACTTATTACGTGATCTTGGTTTTAACAACACCTATGAAGCTGATGATGGCAATACAGCCTTACCTATGCTGAAAAATGGCGACTATGACTTTGTTGTTACCGATTGGAACATGCCGGGCATGCAAGGTATTGATCTGCTTAAAGAGATCCGTAAAGATCAAGCACTTTGCCACATACCAGTATTAATGGTTACAGCTGAAGCGAAACGTGAGCAGATTATCGAAGCTGCACAATCAGGTGTGAACGGTTACATTATTAAACCATTTACAGCTGCGACGTTAAAAGAAAAGTTAGAGAAGATTTTCGAACGAATTCAATAG
- a CDS encoding protein phosphatase CheZ yields MSEQQESLISLEKAKELVALLECDQIEKANEIIIDIQNESSDALFEKVGVLTRQLHDSLEDFQLDTRIESFANDEFPDARERLNYVIEMTDKAANRTMDAVEACLPIADSFNDRIQQVMPNWKSLMSRDLQLGQFKELCKLLDDFLQVSVSDADSLRQYLTEILMAQDFQDLTGQMIRRVINLVQEVEVKLVEMLTMFGEAAKPLNKSTEQPKEISGIEAEGPIMNASERVDVVDGQNDVDDLLSSLGF; encoded by the coding sequence ATGAGTGAACAACAAGAATCATTGATTTCATTAGAAAAGGCTAAAGAATTGGTTGCGCTGTTAGAGTGTGACCAGATAGAAAAGGCCAATGAAATCATTATTGATATTCAGAATGAAAGTTCAGATGCACTATTTGAAAAAGTAGGTGTGCTAACTCGCCAATTGCATGATTCATTAGAAGACTTCCAATTAGATACGCGTATTGAAAGTTTCGCTAATGATGAATTTCCGGATGCTAGAGAGCGTTTAAATTACGTTATTGAGATGACGGATAAAGCGGCAAACCGCACGATGGATGCTGTGGAAGCTTGCTTACCGATTGCGGATAGTTTCAATGATCGTATCCAACAAGTGATGCCAAATTGGAAGAGCTTGATGAGTCGTGATTTGCAACTTGGTCAATTTAAAGAACTTTGTAAATTATTAGATGATTTTCTTCAAGTTTCAGTCTCTGATGCCGATAGTTTAAGACAGTACTTAACTGAAATTCTAATGGCACAAGATTTCCAAGACTTAACAGGTCAAATGATCCGTCGCGTGATTAATCTAGTGCAAGAAGTTGAAGTTAAATTAGTTGAAATGTTGACTATGTTTGGTGAAGCAGCAAAACCGCTAAACAAATCAACAGAGCAACCTAAAGAAATAAGTGGCATTGAGGCAGAAGGTCCGATCATGAACGCGAGTGAACGTGTTGATGTGGTAGACGGCCAAAATGATGTTGATGATTTATTGTCAAGTTTAGGATTTTAA